A genome region from Geobacter pickeringii includes the following:
- a CDS encoding ammonia-forming cytochrome c nitrite reductase subunit c552, translating into MWKKRLAAVAVVAGAGLAVSIPAFSTAAKGKPAATVKDDGREVCYGCHDEIKAMKEGSKHAKLACGVCHDKLKEHLASYENKPVTTIDAALCGSCHKDEFESFFTVNYDSQPRKEKGVPTGRSPMMDKLLAPYGFTFEHNEPRGHAFMVTDQFVVDRFAGGRFQYKKRWFGVDSVGKTWDILEDKGPDFKMAESAKAGNPTCIQCKTSDHILKWKFMGDKDPRAKWDRTSDIIAVAKDTQNVVGCIHCHDPHGTQPRVVRDALIQAIDEKGAKMFAGKDGTTDLKVISFRDGFRKIGVMKKSDSRMMCAQCHVNYNCGTGYEFDTGKKVGYEDQRTNHIPLAGPKDLLEHSKKQNFYELRHAVTGARLVKPRHPEAETYFGSVHDKAGVTCADCHMPIMKNKQGKSFKSHMVIKPKDHVKEACLRCHPKYTAEQKLYQIQGIQNYIRGKMRKSEYWLGQLIDTYATAKRWGVDEETLAKAREKHEEAHVLWEWWTAENSDGFHNPDLARDTLTASIAKSKEAVALLNKAIEAKSGGARGAEPKKQ; encoded by the coding sequence ATGTGGAAGAAGCGACTGGCAGCAGTTGCGGTGGTGGCGGGGGCTGGCCTGGCGGTCTCGATCCCGGCGTTCTCCACGGCGGCCAAGGGGAAACCCGCCGCCACGGTGAAGGATGACGGCCGGGAGGTCTGTTACGGCTGTCACGACGAGATCAAGGCCATGAAGGAGGGATCGAAGCACGCGAAGCTCGCCTGCGGGGTCTGTCACGACAAGCTCAAGGAGCACCTGGCCAGCTACGAGAACAAGCCGGTGACCACGATCGATGCGGCCCTCTGCGGCTCGTGCCACAAGGACGAGTTCGAGAGCTTCTTCACGGTCAACTACGACTCCCAGCCCCGCAAGGAGAAGGGGGTCCCCACCGGCCGCTCGCCGATGATGGACAAGCTGCTGGCCCCCTACGGCTTCACCTTCGAGCACAACGAGCCCCGGGGCCACGCCTTCATGGTGACCGACCAGTTTGTGGTGGACCGCTTCGCCGGCGGCCGCTTCCAGTACAAGAAGCGCTGGTTCGGCGTCGACAGCGTCGGCAAGACCTGGGACATCCTGGAGGACAAGGGGCCCGACTTCAAGATGGCCGAGAGTGCCAAGGCGGGGAACCCCACCTGCATCCAGTGCAAGACCTCCGACCACATCCTGAAGTGGAAGTTCATGGGCGATAAGGACCCGCGGGCCAAGTGGGACCGGACCTCCGACATCATCGCCGTGGCCAAGGATACCCAGAACGTGGTGGGGTGCATCCACTGCCACGACCCCCACGGCACCCAGCCCCGGGTCGTGCGCGACGCCCTGATCCAGGCCATTGACGAGAAGGGGGCGAAGATGTTCGCCGGCAAGGACGGCACGACCGACCTGAAGGTGATCTCCTTCCGCGACGGCTTCCGCAAGATCGGGGTCATGAAGAAGAGCGACTCCCGGATGATGTGCGCCCAGTGCCACGTGAACTACAACTGTGGAACCGGCTATGAGTTCGACACCGGCAAGAAGGTGGGCTATGAGGACCAGCGGACCAACCATATTCCGCTGGCCGGTCCGAAGGATCTGCTGGAGCACAGCAAAAAGCAGAATTTCTACGAGCTCAGGCACGCGGTCACCGGCGCTCGGCTCGTGAAGCCGCGGCATCCGGAGGCAGAGACGTATTTCGGGAGCGTCCACGACAAGGCCGGCGTCACCTGTGCCGACTGCCACATGCCGATCATGAAGAACAAGCAGGGAAAGAGCTTCAAGAGCCACATGGTCATCAAGCCGAAGGACCACGTGAAGGAAGCGTGCCTGCGCTGCCATCCGAAGTACACGGCGGAGCAGAAGCTGTACCAGATCCAGGGGATCCAGAACTACATCCGGGGCAAGATGCGCAAGTCCGAATACTGGCTCGGCCAGTTGATCGACACCTACGCCACCGCCAAGCGCTGGGGGGTGGACGAGGAGACCCTGGCCAAGGCCCGGGAGAAGCACGAGGAGGCCCATGTCCTCTGGGAGTGGTGGACCGCCGAGAACAGCGACGGCTTCCACAACCCGGACCTGGCCCGCGATACCCTGACCGCTTCCATCGCCAAGTCCAAGGAGGCGGTGGCGCTGCTGAACAAGGCCATCGAGGCGAAATCGGGCGGAGCCCGGGGAGCCGAACCGAAAAAGCAGTAA
- a CDS encoding sigma-54-dependent transcriptional regulator → MSETLYPAFGVLLVDDEPAWLRSMGIALERSAGITNLVTCQESREVMGLLAAREVGLVLLDLTMPHLSGEELLARITEEHPEVAVIIISGMNQLETAVRCMQAGAFDYFVKTAEEDRIVEGVRRAIRMQELQRENREMRRRFLSGRLDHPEAFAGIVTEDPGMRSVFQYIEAVARGSQPVLITGESGTGKELVARALHALSRRKGLLVAVNVAGLDDTVFADTLFGHVRGAYTGAGEARSGMVEQAAEGTLFLDEIGDLSLHSQVKLLRLLQEGEFYPLGSDRPRRMRSRVVVATHQDLAAAQGAGRFRNDLYYRLRAHHVHLPPLRERRGDIPLLLDHFLEGAAREFGKKKPTPPKELAVLLANYDFPGNVRELKAMVYDAVSLHQGRILSMEAFKRAIGERAVEPPAERGADAAGNPFFGLERLPTFTEVIDLLVLEAMRRAAGNQSLAARLLGVSQPALSKRLKGGRKES, encoded by the coding sequence ATGAGCGAAACCCTTTACCCCGCCTTCGGCGTGCTGCTGGTGGACGACGAACCGGCCTGGCTCCGCTCCATGGGGATCGCCCTGGAGCGCTCCGCCGGCATCACCAACCTCGTCACCTGCCAGGAGAGCCGGGAGGTGATGGGCCTCCTGGCGGCGCGCGAGGTGGGGCTCGTCCTTCTCGACCTCACCATGCCCCACCTCTCGGGGGAGGAGCTCCTGGCCCGGATCACCGAGGAGCACCCGGAGGTGGCGGTCATCATCATCAGCGGCATGAACCAGCTGGAGACGGCGGTCCGCTGCATGCAGGCCGGCGCCTTCGACTACTTCGTCAAGACCGCCGAGGAGGACCGGATCGTGGAGGGGGTGCGCCGCGCCATCCGGATGCAGGAGCTGCAGCGGGAGAACCGGGAGATGCGGCGGCGCTTCCTCTCCGGCCGCCTCGACCATCCCGAGGCCTTCGCGGGGATCGTCACCGAAGACCCGGGGATGCGCTCGGTCTTCCAGTACATCGAGGCGGTGGCCCGGGGCTCCCAGCCGGTCCTCATCACCGGCGAGAGCGGCACCGGCAAGGAGCTCGTCGCCCGGGCGCTCCACGCCCTGAGCCGGCGCAAGGGGCTTCTGGTGGCGGTGAACGTGGCCGGCCTCGACGACACGGTTTTCGCCGATACCCTCTTCGGCCACGTGCGGGGGGCCTACACCGGCGCCGGCGAGGCCCGCAGCGGCATGGTGGAGCAGGCCGCCGAGGGGACCCTCTTCCTGGACGAGATCGGTGACCTCTCCCTCCACTCCCAGGTGAAGCTCCTGCGGCTCCTGCAGGAGGGGGAGTTCTACCCCCTGGGGAGCGATCGCCCGCGCCGGATGCGCTCGCGGGTGGTGGTCGCCACCCATCAGGACCTGGCCGCCGCCCAGGGCGCCGGGCGCTTCCGCAACGACCTCTACTACCGGCTGCGGGCCCACCACGTCCACCTTCCGCCGCTGCGGGAGCGCCGGGGGGACATCCCGCTGCTGCTCGACCATTTCCTGGAGGGGGCCGCCCGGGAATTCGGCAAGAAGAAACCGACCCCCCCAAAGGAGCTGGCGGTGCTCCTGGCCAACTACGACTTCCCCGGCAACGTGCGGGAGCTGAAGGCGATGGTCTACGACGCCGTGAGCCTCCATCAGGGGAGGATCCTCTCCATGGAGGCCTTCAAGCGGGCCATCGGCGAGCGGGCCGTCGAGCCGCCGGCGGAGCGGGGTGCCGATGCCGCGGGGAACCCCTTCTTCGGCCTGGAGCGGCTCCCCACCTTCACCGAGGTGATCGACCTCCTCGTGCTGGAGGCGATGCGCCGTGCCGCGGGGAACCAGTCGCTGGCGGCGCGGCTCCTCGGCGTCTCGCAGCCGGCCCTCAGCAAACGGCTGAAGGGGGGGCGGAAGGAATCATGA
- a CDS encoding cytochrome c3 family protein, with the protein MKPMVRFFAVAALAILSAYPPVARAQEREVPSAAELLQAERAAPGIPHRVGQWSEAKECLSCHGINDKGVPISPHPVRLACTQCHVPMEFSAPQPRKPARKR; encoded by the coding sequence ATGAAACCTATGGTCAGATTTTTTGCCGTCGCCGCCCTGGCAATCCTCAGCGCATATCCGCCCGTGGCCCGGGCGCAGGAGCGGGAGGTCCCGTCAGCCGCGGAGCTCCTGCAGGCCGAGCGCGCGGCCCCGGGCATCCCCCACCGGGTCGGTCAGTGGAGCGAGGCCAAGGAGTGCCTCTCCTGCCACGGCATCAATGACAAGGGGGTCCCCATCTCCCCCCATCCGGTCCGGCTTGCCTGCACCCAGTGCCACGTGCCGATGGAGTTCTCGGCGCCCCAGCCCCGGAAACCGGCGCGGAAGAGATGA
- a CDS encoding transporter substrate-binding domain-containing protein, whose product MVVGGDWSYPPYEFIDRNGHPAGYNVELTRAIARVMGVEVEVRLGGWAEMRRALEEGSIDALEGMSYSDERARKVDFTPPHTIVHHSVFARAGSPPVTSLADLKGKEVLVLKGGIMNDYLLQQKVGATIIAVPNHADVLRQLAAGRHDYALMAKLPGLYLIRELGLSNLAPVGPPISSERYGFAVRQGDAELRSRFSEGLAILKNTGEYQQIYDRWLGVLEPRGITWYQAARYGAVVVVPLVLLLGGFALWSRTLHHQVAARTADLTREIAERTHAEEELRLHQQQLVQADKMAALGILVSGVAHEINNPNGLILLNMPVIRDAFADAAPILEEHYRSHGDFTLGGLRYSRMREEIPRMVEEMTDGARRVKRIVEDLKDFARQGDASLLECVDLNGVARAAVRLVDNLIRTSTTRFSVAYGDDLPPVRGNPQRIEQVVVNLVVNACQALPGPERRIALRTFVDPERDEVVLEVRDEGSGILPEHLSHLTDPFFTTKRESGGTGLGLAVSAGIVKEHGGRLDFDSLPGEGTTVRLVLPRGKECPT is encoded by the coding sequence GTGGTGGTCGGCGGTGACTGGAGCTATCCCCCCTACGAATTTATCGACAGAAACGGCCACCCCGCCGGCTACAACGTGGAGCTGACCCGCGCCATCGCCCGGGTCATGGGGGTGGAGGTGGAGGTCCGCCTCGGGGGGTGGGCCGAGATGCGCCGGGCCCTGGAGGAGGGGAGCATCGACGCCCTGGAGGGGATGTCGTACTCCGACGAGCGGGCCAGAAAGGTCGACTTCACCCCCCCCCACACCATCGTCCACCACTCGGTCTTCGCCCGTGCCGGCTCCCCCCCCGTCACCTCCCTGGCCGATCTGAAGGGGAAGGAGGTGCTCGTCCTCAAGGGGGGGATCATGAACGACTACCTCCTCCAGCAGAAGGTGGGGGCGACGATCATCGCGGTGCCGAACCATGCCGATGTCCTCCGCCAGCTGGCCGCGGGACGCCACGACTACGCCCTCATGGCCAAGCTCCCCGGCCTCTACCTGATCCGCGAGCTGGGGCTCTCCAACCTTGCGCCGGTGGGGCCCCCCATCTCGTCGGAGCGGTACGGCTTCGCCGTCCGCCAGGGGGACGCGGAGCTCCGCTCCCGCTTCAGCGAGGGGCTCGCCATCCTGAAAAACACCGGCGAGTACCAGCAGATCTACGACCGCTGGCTCGGCGTCCTGGAGCCCCGGGGGATCACCTGGTACCAGGCGGCGCGGTACGGCGCCGTGGTGGTGGTCCCGCTGGTGCTCCTCCTGGGGGGCTTCGCCCTCTGGTCCCGCACCCTCCACCACCAGGTGGCGGCCCGCACCGCCGACCTGACCCGGGAGATCGCCGAGCGGACCCATGCCGAGGAGGAGCTGCGCCTCCACCAGCAGCAGCTCGTCCAGGCCGACAAGATGGCGGCGCTGGGGATCCTCGTCTCGGGGGTCGCCCACGAGATCAACAACCCCAACGGCCTCATCCTCCTCAACATGCCGGTGATCCGGGACGCCTTCGCTGACGCGGCGCCGATCCTGGAGGAGCACTACCGGAGCCACGGCGACTTCACTCTGGGGGGGCTGCGCTACTCGCGGATGCGGGAAGAGATCCCCCGGATGGTGGAGGAGATGACCGACGGGGCCCGGCGGGTGAAGCGGATCGTGGAGGACCTGAAGGACTTCGCCCGCCAGGGGGACGCCTCGCTCCTGGAGTGCGTCGACCTGAACGGGGTGGCGCGGGCCGCGGTCCGGCTGGTGGACAACCTGATCCGGACGAGCACCACCCGCTTCAGCGTGGCGTATGGCGACGACCTCCCCCCGGTCCGCGGCAACCCCCAGCGGATCGAGCAGGTGGTGGTGAACCTCGTGGTGAACGCCTGCCAGGCTCTCCCCGGCCCGGAGCGGCGGATCGCCCTGCGCACCTTTGTCGACCCGGAGCGGGACGAGGTGGTGCTGGAGGTCCGCGACGAGGGGAGCGGCATCCTCCCCGAGCACCTTTCCCACCTGACCGACCCCTTCTTCACCACCAAGCGGGAGAGCGGCGGCACCGGGCTCGGCCTCGCCGTCTCGGCCGGCATCGTCAAGGAGCACGGCGGCCGCCTCGACTTCGACTCCCTCCCCGGCGAGGGGACCACGGTCCGCCTCGTCCTCCCCCGCGGCAAGGAGTGCCCGACATGA
- a CDS encoding YaiI/YqxD family protein, which yields MKIWIDADACPRIIKEIVFRASERLQVPVCLVANQDLSKSHSRLVTSVRVAEGFDVADDHIAQHAAPTDLVVTADIPLAARIVANGGVALDPRGELYTEENVGERLSVRDLMQELRAAGVVQGGPAQFGMADRQRFASSLDRLLTRMVRGQR from the coding sequence ATGAAAATCTGGATCGATGCCGACGCCTGTCCGCGCATCATCAAGGAGATCGTCTTCCGCGCGTCGGAGCGTCTTCAAGTGCCGGTCTGCCTCGTGGCCAACCAGGATCTGTCGAAATCCCATTCCCGGCTGGTGACGTCGGTGCGGGTCGCCGAGGGGTTCGACGTCGCCGACGACCACATCGCCCAGCACGCCGCGCCGACCGATCTGGTGGTCACCGCCGACATCCCCCTTGCCGCCCGGATCGTTGCCAACGGCGGGGTTGCCCTCGATCCGCGGGGGGAGCTCTACACGGAGGAGAACGTGGGGGAGCGGCTCTCGGTGCGCGATCTCATGCAGGAACTCAGAGCGGCGGGGGTCGTCCAGGGGGGGCCGGCTCAGTTCGGCATGGCCGACCGGCAGCGGTTCGCCTCCTCCCTCGACCGACTCCTGACCCGCATGGTGCGGGGTCAGCGCTGA
- a CDS encoding 4Fe-4S dicluster domain-containing protein produces MAGCAGCTACRDACPSGIIVRHDGIDGPLLDFGAGCCTFCSRCAEACPRGVLAPSAPGERAPLGTATVDQGRCLVRGGCFACSERCPEGAITPRAGSEIRVSTPRCSGCGACEHVCPVEPKAMCVVPVCGTV; encoded by the coding sequence GTGGCCGGGTGCGCCGGCTGCACCGCCTGCCGGGATGCCTGCCCGAGCGGGATCATCGTCCGGCACGACGGCATCGACGGGCCGCTCCTCGATTTCGGCGCGGGGTGCTGCACCTTCTGCTCCCGCTGCGCCGAAGCGTGCCCCCGCGGGGTGCTGGCGCCGTCGGCGCCGGGAGAGCGGGCTCCCCTCGGGACGGCGACGGTGGACCAGGGGCGGTGCCTCGTCCGGGGGGGATGCTTTGCCTGTTCGGAGCGCTGCCCCGAGGGGGCCATCACCCCGCGGGCCGGGAGCGAGATCCGCGTCAGCACCCCCCGCTGCTCCGGGTGCGGCGCCTGCGAACATGTCTGTCCTGTGGAACCGAAGGCTATGTGCGTTGTGCCGGTGTGCGGCACCGTGTAA
- a CDS encoding YaeQ family protein, translating into MALPSTIYRAGIELADLDRGIFETLQTTVARHPSETEERLVARLLAYALFYEPDLSFTKGICAGDEPDLWAKGGDGRVTLWVEVGLPDPERLVKASRHAGRVALLASGASLPRWEEQHRATLAAIPTLTVTGIEQGFIDRLVARLQRSIAWSLTVTEGVLYLTVAGETLETVLQHR; encoded by the coding sequence ATGGCCCTGCCATCGACCATCTATCGCGCCGGCATCGAGCTGGCGGACCTCGACCGCGGCATCTTCGAGACGCTGCAGACCACCGTCGCCCGGCATCCGTCGGAGACGGAGGAGCGCCTGGTGGCGCGGCTTCTGGCCTACGCGCTCTTTTACGAGCCCGATCTGTCGTTCACCAAGGGGATCTGTGCCGGCGACGAGCCGGACCTCTGGGCTAAAGGGGGGGATGGACGGGTGACGCTCTGGGTGGAGGTGGGGCTTCCTGACCCCGAACGGCTCGTGAAGGCGAGCCGCCATGCCGGACGGGTGGCGCTGCTTGCCAGCGGGGCGAGCCTCCCCCGCTGGGAGGAGCAGCACCGGGCGACGCTGGCCGCCATCCCCACCCTCACCGTCACCGGCATCGAGCAGGGGTTCATCGACCGGCTGGTGGCCCGCCTCCAGCGCTCCATCGCCTGGTCGCTCACGGTGACCGAGGGGGTGCTCTACCTCACGGTGGCGGGGGAGACCCTAGAGACGGTGCTGCAGCACCGGTAG
- a CDS encoding periplasmic nitrate reductase subunit alpha, which yields MEWTRREFLKATAAAAAFAAAGGGVTRPGEAGATVDREGITWGKAPCRFCGTGCGVLVGVKDGRIVATKGDPAAPVNKGLNCVKGYFLSRILYGKDRLTTPLIRKGDKFEEASWDEAMELIARKFKESIAKYGPDSVAIYGSGQWTVFEGYAASKLFKGGIGTNNVEPNARLCMASAVTGFMSTFASDEPMGCYDDLDLGDTYFLWGANMAECHPVLFSRLIDNRLRNPNVRIIDIATRWTRTSQMADQYVPFRPQTDLALLNAIAHVIVKEKLYDEEFIKKHVVFKRGKEKIGYGLEEHSRLFVDDPKPMTFDEYRKFLEPYTPEHVAKLSGVPAATIVELARLYADRGRKVCSLWTMGFNQHTRGTWVNNLAYNVHLLTGKICRPGENPMSLTGQPSACGTAREVGTFTHRLPADMLVTNEEHRKKTAEIWGVPADRIPAKPSLHTTEMFRALDRGDLKVLWVQVTNPFQSAPNLNRFRKGARKGGDRFIIVSDIYPTRSTELADVILPSASWVEKTGMFGNAERRTQHWFQLVNPPGEARNDLWQTLELARRLGHGNLFPYKDVEKEMWEEYRRFGLGQGKDLAPYEAYHAARGLRWPVVDGKETRWRYAEGFDPYVKAGEQIKFYKNKKDEGRAVIWARPYEPAAEAPDPSYPFWLCTGRVLEHWHTGTMTGRVPELKRAAGDAVAELHPDDARRIGVRNGDRVKLTSRRGSLTLPCSIGGRGKSERGSVFVAFFDEAKLVNDLCLDAFCPISGEPDYKKCAVKVEKG from the coding sequence ATGGAGTGGACACGACGCGAGTTCCTCAAGGCAACGGCCGCCGCTGCCGCCTTTGCGGCCGCCGGGGGAGGCGTGACGCGCCCCGGGGAGGCCGGGGCCACGGTCGACCGGGAGGGGATCACCTGGGGAAAGGCCCCCTGCCGTTTCTGCGGCACCGGCTGCGGGGTCCTGGTGGGGGTGAAGGACGGCCGGATCGTCGCCACCAAGGGGGACCCGGCGGCTCCGGTGAACAAGGGGCTGAACTGTGTCAAGGGGTACTTCCTCTCCCGGATCCTCTACGGTAAGGACCGCCTCACCACCCCCCTGATCCGCAAAGGGGACAAGTTCGAGGAGGCTTCCTGGGACGAGGCGATGGAGCTCATCGCCCGCAAGTTCAAGGAGTCCATCGCGAAGTACGGTCCCGACTCGGTGGCGATCTACGGCTCGGGGCAGTGGACCGTCTTCGAGGGGTATGCCGCGTCGAAACTCTTCAAGGGTGGGATCGGCACCAACAACGTGGAGCCCAACGCCCGCCTCTGCATGGCGTCGGCGGTGACCGGCTTCATGTCCACCTTTGCCAGCGATGAGCCGATGGGGTGCTACGACGACCTGGACCTGGGGGATACCTACTTCCTCTGGGGGGCCAACATGGCGGAGTGCCACCCGGTCCTCTTCTCGCGCCTCATCGACAACCGGCTCCGGAACCCGAACGTCAGGATCATCGACATTGCCACGCGGTGGACCCGTACCTCCCAGATGGCCGACCAGTACGTCCCCTTCAGGCCCCAGACCGACCTGGCACTCCTGAACGCCATCGCCCACGTGATCGTGAAGGAGAAGCTCTACGACGAGGAGTTCATCAAGAAGCACGTGGTCTTCAAGCGGGGGAAGGAGAAGATCGGCTACGGCCTGGAGGAGCACTCCAGGCTCTTCGTCGACGACCCCAAGCCGATGACCTTCGACGAGTACCGAAAATTCCTGGAGCCGTACACCCCGGAGCACGTCGCGAAGCTCTCCGGCGTGCCGGCCGCCACCATCGTGGAGCTGGCACGGCTCTATGCCGACCGGGGGCGCAAGGTCTGTTCCCTCTGGACCATGGGGTTCAACCAGCATACCCGCGGCACCTGGGTCAACAACCTGGCCTACAACGTCCATCTCCTGACCGGCAAGATCTGCCGCCCCGGCGAGAACCCCATGTCCCTCACCGGCCAGCCGTCGGCCTGCGGCACCGCCCGGGAGGTGGGGACCTTCACCCACCGTCTCCCGGCCGATATGCTGGTGACCAACGAGGAGCACCGGAAGAAGACCGCCGAGATCTGGGGAGTGCCGGCCGACAGGATCCCGGCCAAGCCGAGCCTCCACACCACCGAGATGTTCCGCGCCCTAGACCGGGGCGACCTGAAGGTGCTCTGGGTGCAGGTGACCAACCCCTTCCAGTCGGCCCCCAACCTGAACCGGTTCCGGAAAGGGGCCCGCAAGGGGGGCGACCGCTTCATCATCGTCTCCGACATCTACCCCACCCGCTCCACGGAGCTTGCCGACGTGATCCTTCCCTCGGCCTCCTGGGTGGAGAAGACCGGCATGTTCGGCAACGCCGAACGCCGTACCCAGCACTGGTTCCAGCTGGTGAACCCGCCGGGCGAGGCCCGCAACGACCTCTGGCAGACCCTGGAGCTGGCGAGGCGGCTCGGTCACGGCAACCTCTTCCCCTACAAGGATGTGGAGAAGGAGATGTGGGAGGAGTACCGCCGCTTCGGGCTTGGCCAGGGGAAGGACCTGGCCCCCTACGAGGCCTACCACGCGGCGCGGGGACTGCGCTGGCCGGTGGTGGACGGCAAGGAGACCCGCTGGCGCTACGCCGAAGGATTTGACCCCTACGTGAAGGCGGGGGAGCAGATCAAGTTCTACAAGAACAAGAAGGACGAGGGACGGGCGGTGATCTGGGCCCGGCCCTACGAGCCCGCCGCCGAGGCGCCGGATCCCTCCTATCCGTTCTGGCTCTGCACCGGCCGGGTGCTGGAGCACTGGCACACCGGCACCATGACCGGCCGGGTCCCGGAGCTGAAGCGGGCCGCCGGCGATGCGGTGGCGGAGCTCCACCCCGACGATGCCCGCCGGATCGGGGTCCGCAACGGCGACCGGGTGAAACTCACCTCGCGCCGCGGCTCCCTCACCCTGCCGTGCAGCATCGGCGGTCGGGGGAAGTCGGAGAGGGGGAGCGTCTTCGTTGCCTTCTTCGACGAGGCGAAGCTGGTCAACGACCTCTGCCTCGACGCCTTCTGCCCCATCTCCGGCGAGCCGGATTACAAGAAATGCGCGGTGAAGGTGGAGAAGGGATGA
- a CDS encoding chaperone NapD, with amino-acid sequence MPISGVVIRCANGRSEELSRQVGAPGEIEVHGVLPDDRLVAVIEAASVDGEMRIVNRLLATDGVIDVQLAYHNFEDLPAGAANAPFPGKGEG; translated from the coding sequence ATGCCGATATCCGGCGTAGTCATCAGGTGCGCGAATGGCCGGTCCGAGGAGCTGTCACGGCAGGTGGGGGCGCCGGGCGAGATCGAGGTGCACGGCGTGCTCCCCGACGACAGGCTCGTGGCGGTCATCGAGGCGGCGAGCGTCGATGGCGAGATGCGGATCGTGAACCGCCTCCTGGCCACCGACGGCGTTATCGACGTGCAGCTTGCGTATCACAACTTCGAGGATCTTCCCGCCGGGGCGGCAAACGCCCCGTTTCCGGGGAAAGGAGAGGGATGA
- a CDS encoding outer membrane beta-barrel domain-containing protein, with the protein MKKHLLAGLCALTMAAGATAAHAEVRSGAVSLSPFVGGYTFDGDQHLRTDPTFGLRGGYHLDQNWATELVFGYTPTKETQGQKQHVNAYRYGLDLLYHFMPESRFVPFLAAGFGANTIDRVQNDTHDAYANYGAGVNYFLTDNLALRGDVRHIIVFNTNDNNVEYTAGVNYLFGGVRPAAVKATPPPEPPKVEPPKPEPPKPEPVKLVPPPPAPPLDSDGDGVPDTLDKCPDTPKGVAVDKDGCPKDSDGDGVPDYLDKCPDTPKGVAVDKDGCPKDSDGDGVPDYLDKCPDTPRGLKVDKDGCPEKVSIDLKIEFDTDKAVVKAKYNDEIKRVADFMTQYPETKAVIEGHTDNKGSAAYNLKLSERRAAAVRAYLIEKFGIDASRVAAKGYGLTKPIADNATEAGRQKNRRVIAVIDPAYKKK; encoded by the coding sequence ATGAAGAAACATCTGCTGGCGGGCCTCTGCGCCCTTACCATGGCGGCCGGCGCTACGGCGGCCCACGCCGAAGTCAGGAGCGGGGCGGTCTCGCTCTCTCCCTTCGTCGGCGGCTATACCTTCGACGGCGACCAGCACCTGAGGACCGATCCCACCTTCGGCCTTCGGGGAGGGTACCACCTCGACCAGAACTGGGCCACCGAGCTCGTGTTCGGCTACACCCCCACCAAGGAGACCCAGGGGCAGAAGCAGCATGTGAACGCCTACCGTTACGGCCTCGACCTCCTCTATCACTTCATGCCCGAGAGCAGGTTCGTGCCGTTCCTGGCAGCCGGCTTTGGCGCCAACACCATCGACCGGGTCCAGAACGACACCCACGATGCCTATGCCAACTACGGCGCCGGCGTGAACTACTTCCTCACCGACAACCTCGCCCTGCGGGGTGACGTGCGGCATATCATCGTCTTCAACACCAACGACAACAACGTCGAGTACACCGCCGGCGTGAACTATCTCTTCGGGGGCGTCCGGCCCGCCGCCGTCAAGGCGACGCCTCCCCCCGAGCCTCCCAAGGTCGAGCCGCCCAAGCCTGAGCCTCCCAAGCCCGAACCGGTGAAGCTCGTCCCTCCGCCGCCTGCCCCCCCCCTCGACTCCGACGGCGACGGCGTGCCCGATACCCTCGACAAGTGCCCTGACACCCCCAAAGGGGTCGCGGTCGACAAGGATGGCTGCCCGAAGGACTCCGACGGCGACGGCGTGCCCGACTATCTCGACAAGTGCCCCGACACCCCCAAAGGGGTCGCGGTCGACAAGGACGGCTGCCCGAAGGACTCCGACGGCGACGGCGTGCCCGACTACCTCGACAAGTGCCCTGACACCCCGCGGGGACTCAAGGTGGACAAGGACGGCTGCCCCGAAAAGGTCAGCATCGACCTGAAGATCGAATTCGACACCGACAAGGCAGTCGTCAAGGCGAAGTATAACGACGAGATCAAGCGGGTCGCCGACTTCATGACGCAGTATCCCGAGACCAAGGCGGTCATCGAGGGTCACACGGACAACAAGGGTTCGGCGGCGTACAACCTCAAGCTCTCCGAACGGCGGGCCGCGGCAGTCCGCGCCTACCTGATCGAGAAATTCGGCATCGACGCCTCCCGGGTCGCGGCCAAGGGGTACGGCCTCACCAAGCCCATCGCCGACAATGCCACCGAGGCGGGCCGCCAGAAGAACCGGCGGGTCATCGCGGTCATCGATCCGGCATACAAGAAGAAGTAG